The Penaeus chinensis breed Huanghai No. 1 chromosome 34, ASM1920278v2, whole genome shotgun sequence DNA window acacacacacacacacacaaacacacacgcgtgtgtgtgtgtgtgtgtatatatatatgtgtgtatgtgtatgtgtatgtgtatgtgtatttgtgtgtgtgtgtatatatgtgtgagtgtgagtgtgtgtgcgtgtgtgtgtgtgagataacccccccttcctatcctcccccctctcttcccccccttctcatcccgCCTCAGTTCCTCCCTCCTCGCGCCTGCATTCCTCTCGCACACGAGCTCATTGTCGGTCGAGAAGGAAAttgggaggaatggaagggagggaggggggggagagttaaTAAAAGATGGGCCATAGAAGATGAGGGATAATaagacggaaaaaaaacaagaaataagtaaatgagaacaagacaaagacaaaaataaacgtATAGGTAGGATGCAGAAATAGTTACAAGAAGGAAACAGATATGATTTGCCTTATCACCACTCTATGAGGCAACATGGATacctttgttactattattatttgcctTATTTGTTATACAACATTATTGTTCTTGGTTCGgctgtactattattatcatgccaATACCAGGTGTTGGTTTAGCATGTGATGGCTATATAGCTGTGTCAAGCTGCTTGTTTTGCAACTGACTGTGCTCACTTCACTcgccaatctccccccccccccgtaagaaAAAGCTAAAATGACGCCCCTactaatatgtgtacacacacacacacacacacacacacacacacacacacacacacacacacacacacacacacacacacacacacacacacacacgcacacacacacacgcacacacacacacacacacacacacacacacacacacacacacacacacacacacacacacgcacacacacgcacacacacacacacacacacacacacacacacacacacacacacacacacacacacacacacacacacacacacacacgcacacacacacacacacacacacacacacacacacacacacacacacacacacacacacacacacacatatatatatatatatatatttatatatatatatttatttatttatttatacatatacatatacatatatatatatgtatatatatatatatatatttatttatttatttatttatacatatatatacatatacatatatatacatatgtgcgtgtgtgagtgtgtaaaaaacaatatatatatatatatatatatatatatatatatatatatatatatatatacacgtagttATGTATATAACTGATATGAGGATGCTTGATGACTATCTCCGGCCCCGACCTGCACGCAATATTAACCAGTCCCAGTCCAGCTGCCACTTCTTGACTGGTCGAcagatatactgtgtgtgtgtgtgtgtaaaagaaaaaaatgtgtatatatatgtaatatatatatatatatatatatatatgtaaatatatatatgtaaatatatatatatatatatatacatttacatatatatccaggtttatatgtgtgtatatatgtgtgtgtgtgtctgtgtgtgtttctgtgtgtgtgtgtgtgtgtgtgtgtgtgtgtgtgtgtgtgtgtgtgtgtgtgtgtgtgtgtgtgtgtgtgtgtgcatatgtatatatatatatatatatatatatatatatatatatatatatgtatattactctctaccgtccttctacctctctttactccttttctttctcccctattctttctcttcctctttctcctccacctacactctttcctctttcttctccttttcccctcctattttctctcctcattttctcttccacctgatctttttcctcctccttctcctttttttccctcctattctttctccccctcctctttctccttcttttctcctttctcctccgtttctttctttccctcatattCTTTTCCTAgtactctttatcctcctcctactctctctcttcttccttccctctctcctcctccccttttttctttccccggattctctctcttccttctactctttctccttctcccccccccccccccattttctttcctcctccttcctcctccttcattctcctacttgccttcctccatcttcttttttcttcctattcccctacccactcatccttccttctccttctattcctcctcctctttttttttttcctccaactctctccttctcttcctcctcctcctccaactctctttctcctccattatttttttccctcttcctaaatgtctaccttttctctttactgcttatcttttcttctctagctctctctccccatttttcttatcttctctctacctttccttctctaccgtctctgcttctcctcttcctaccttctcttctcctcctcttcttcttcttcttcttcctcttcctaccatctcttcccctcctctccttcttcttcttcttcctcctcttcctaccttttcttcccctcctctccttcttcttcttcttcctcctcttcctaccttctctcctcctctccctaccttctctcctcctcttcctaccttctctcctcctcttcctaccttctctcctcctcttcctaccttttctcctcctcttcctaccttctctcctcctcttcctaccttctctcctcctcttcctaccctctctcctcctcctctccttcttcttcttcttcctcctcttcctaccttctctcctcctcttcctaccctctctcctcctcctctccttcttcttcttcttcctcctcttcctaccttttcttctcctcctctccttcttctttttcttcttcctcttcctaccttttctcctcctcttcctaccttctctcctcctcttcctaccttctctcctcctcttcctaccttctctcctcctcttcctaccttctctcctcctcttcctaccttctctcctcctcttcctaccctctctcatcctcctctccttcttcttcctcctcctcctcctcctcctcccggcgtGATCTCGAGGTGCCAGCTCTCGTAATGCggcgtctctcctccctccttcccgcccaccTACCTTGGCTTTTCTTGCTCTAATTAACCCTGCGATTAATTAATGATCTCGCGGGCGTGCCACAGTGCTTCGGCCTCGTGCCAGCGGGTTTCACTCTCAAAGACGTGGCGGCGACGCTTCTTGGCCTTGCTTCGCGGCTCCGGTTCTCGGCTCCggttttttttttggcttggGAATTTTTGGCTCCGGTTCTCGGCTTTGGTTCTTGGCTCTGGTTTTTGGTCTTGCTTCGCGGCTCCGGTTCTCGGctgctccgttttttttttggggggggggcttaggaattTTTGGCTTCGGTTCTCGGCTTCGGTTCGTGGCTCTGGTTTTTGGCTTGGGAATTTTTGGCTTCGGTTCTCGGCTTCGGTTCTTGGCTCTGTTTTTTTGGCCTTGCTTCGCGGCTCCGGTTCTCGGCTCCGGTTTTTTTGTGTTCGGTTCTTGGATTCGGTTCTCGGCTTCGGTTCTTGGCGCCGCTTCTTGGTCTTGCTTCGCGGCTTCGGTTCTCGGCTTCGGTTCTCAGCTTCGGTTCTCGGCTTCGGTTCTCGGCTTCGGTTCTCAGCTTCGGTTCTCGGCTTCGGTTCTCGGCTTCGGTTTTTGGCTTTGGTTCTCACCTTGGTTCTTGTTTTGGTTCTGCGCTTGGATCTTGGCTTTGGTTTTCGACTCGGTTCTCGGCTTGCCTCACGTC harbors:
- the LOC125043634 gene encoding serine/arginine repetitive matrix protein 1-like — protein: MHWLSHYRDAAGGEGESTDSREPSRKPKPRSKRRTKTRTKVRTKAKNRSREPKPRTEAENRSREPKPRTEAENRSREPKPRSKTKKRRQEPKPRTESKNRTQKNRSREPEPRSKAKKTEPRTEAENRSQKFPSQKPEPRTEAENRSQKFLSPPPKKKTEQPRTGAAKQDQKPEPRTKAENRSQKFPSQKKNRSREPEPRSKAKKRRRHVFESETRWHEAEALWHAREIIN